One region of Girardinichthys multiradiatus isolate DD_20200921_A chromosome 1, DD_fGirMul_XY1, whole genome shotgun sequence genomic DNA includes:
- the dennd2c gene encoding DENN domain-containing protein 2C isoform X4, with product MLALRVEQDRRGLDEVDRLQKEATTIQQGWQSGRPALHKQRINIKEKISQWESRSQQSSSQDAGFKVHPPLVSRTLSGDLLGNGGSNKTYGVGNHARDSRARAKSTELDFREPPAHNVHNVAGRKSEPLKKFPTPFSTASPGKNSTTQTFASSELEVDTLSSAEPVFSAHVDSKVDCIPDILIVSKPQPPSAGDQEDNMPAGNFYTSRGFWRKLEGDRLLWENGRSNAGESRPPPKPLRTFQYRGTHNMKHAVHLDSGSPQNNNHSNLRSRRAVKPPNFPPPPCPVIKSEGLSRHKKNRKSFEYEDAANLTAQQGTVGNGDVHPNLYHAYSDDNIYEDIVSPGEGSRDYPYEDVKLSTMCLSAKPPVPKFPHKRQTLHGYAGKVEKKVFQALSASTSLTFAEASKPAAPRHTSSQKVHRTPQYISKIETIFDDKRGRKRVKNQGPLARAEETSGTESDPEDNTEGSRRSVYIQSTLRRQPGYRTLERDLIQLQQQKQQLFQIFVVVSLRKTSTGNAYSPEITQQFPKLFEKSSRVSREAEDQLNVIPKFCFPDPQDWKPSAHTPSETFSFVLTGEDGSRWFCYCRKILPSGKGKRLPEVHCIVSKLGCFNLFAKILEEVERRREISPALVYPFMRSVMEAPFPAPGRTVTVKSFLPGSGNEVLTLCRPVDSRLEHVDFDSLLQCLTVGKLLQVFASLLLERRVIFVADKLSVLSRCSHAVLALLYPFTWQHTFVPVLPASMLDISCSPTPFLIGVLAPCLPELLELPIEEVLIVDLCADKFVIQLGDEDCILPSKLQAALQQILEDREDILRQNNGDTFGDQQADLSSLVSEGFVRFFVELVGHYPLHMVESSNGTKELQRESFRKSHPSRGARQFLQLFMDTQMFAGFIQDKELRKGGGKQGLFETRVAEYLDSGPEPEPSGVNKFLKGLGNKMKLLQIK from the exons ATGCTAGCTCTGAGAGTGGAGCAGGACAGACGAGGGCTTGATGAGGTCGATCGCCTGCAAAAAGAGGCCACCACTATTCAGCAGGGCTGGCAGTCAGGGAGGCCAGCTTTGCACAAGCAGCGTATTAACATTAAGGAGAAGATCTCCCAGTGGGAGAGTCGGAGTCAGCAGAGCAGCAGCCAGGATGCTGGATTCAAAGTACACCCTCCCCTTGTATCCAGAACTCTGTCAGGAGACCTACTGGGCAATGGCGGTTCTAACAAAACCTATGGAGTAGGGAATCATGCCAGAGATAGCCGCGCAAGAGCAAAGAGTACGGAATTGGATTTTAGGGAACCTCCGGCACATAATGTGCACAATGTTGCTGGTCGAAAGTCGGAACCATTGAAGAAATTTCCCACTCCATTTTCAACCGCATCTCCTGGAAAAAACAGCACAACACAAACTTTTGCCTCTTCTGAATTAGAAGTGGACACTCTTTCTTCAGCCGAGCCAGtcttttcagcccatgttgaTTCAAAAGTGGATTGCATTCCAGACATCTTAATAGTCTCGAAGCCTCAACCTCCATCAGCTGGCGATCAAGAAGACAACATGCCTGCTGGAAACTTCTACACTTCACGGGGTTTCTGGCGAAAACTCGAGGGGGACAGACTTCTCTGGGAGAACGGCAGAAGCAATGCAGGTGAATCCCGACCCCCACCCAAACCGCTGCGCACATTCCAATATCGTGGAACCCACAACATGAAGCACGCGGTGCATTTGGACAGTGGATCCCCTCAGAACAACAATCACTCTAACCTGAGGAGCAGGAGGGCCGTAAAGCCTCCAAACTTCCCACCTCCGCCGTGTCCTGTAATAAAGAGCGAAGGGCTATCAAGGCATAAAAAGAACAG GAAGTCCTTTGAGTATGAAGATGCAGCGAATCTGACAGCCCAGCAGGGCACTGTGGGAAACGGAGACGTTCACCCTAACCTTTACCATGCCTACTCTGATGACAACATTTATGAGGATATTGTGT CTCCAGGTGAAGGGAGCAGGGATTACCCCTATGAGGATGTCAAGCTGTCCACCATGTGCCTTTCTGCAAAGCCTCCAGTTCCAAAG TTTCCTCACAAACGTCAAACCTTGCATGGATATGCTGGAAAAGTGGAGAAGAAGGTATTTCAGGCATTGTCAGCGTCCACATCTTTAACCTTTGCAGAAGCTTCAAAACCAGCAGCACCTCGTCACACGAGCAGTCAGAAAGTTCACAGGACTCCGCAG TATATCTCCAAGATTGAGACCATTTTTGATGACAAGCGAGGGAGAAAAAGAGTGAAAAACCAAGGGCCCTTAGCACGAG CAGAGGAGACCAGTGGGACAGAGAGCGACCCAGAGGACAACACCGAAG GTTCCAGAAGATCAGTTTACATCCAGTCCACACTGAGACGACAGCCTGGATACCGCACCCTGGAGAGGGACTTGattcagctgcagcagcagaagcagcagcTTTTTCAGATCTTCGTGGTGGTGTCGCTAAGAAAAACCTCCACAGGAAACGCATACTCTCCTGAAATTACTCAACAGTTCCCAAAATTG TTTGAAAAGTCGTCCCGGGTctccagagaagctgaagatcAACTGAATGTGATTCCTAAGTTCTGCTTCCCGGATCCCCAGGACTGGAAGccctctgcacacacaccaaG TGAGACCTTTTCCTTTGTCCTCACCGGAGAGGACGGGAGTCGCTGGTTTTGTTACTGCCGCAAGATCCTG CCCAGCGGAAAGGGGAAGAGGCTTCCTGAGGTGCATTGCATTGTCAGCAAGTTGGGGTGCTTCAACCTGTTTGCAAAG ATTCTGGAGGAGGTAGAGCGACGCAGAGAAATATCCCCGGCACTGGTTTATCCTTTTATGCGCAGTGTGATGGAGGCTCCATTTCCAGCCCCCGGACGCACGGTTACCGTCAAGAGCTTCCTCCCCGGCTCTGGGAATGAG GTCCTCACTTTGTGTCGACCAGTGGACTCCAGACTGGAGCATGTGGACTTTGACAGTCTGCTGCAGTGTCTCACTGTTGGGAAACTCCTCCAGGTGTTCGCTTCCCTTCTGCTGGAGAGGAGGGTCATCTTTGTTGCTGACAAGCTCAG TGTGTTATCCAGATGTAGCCACGCAGTGCTGGCGCTGCTGTACCCGTTCACCTGGCAGCACACGTTTGTCCCAGTGTTACCAGCAAGTATGCTGGACATCAGCTGTTCTCCAACCCCATTCCTTATAGGCGTTCTAGCACCATGTTTGCCGGAACTGCTAGAGCTGCCCATTGAGGAG GTGCTCATAGTGGATCTGTGTGCCGACAAGTTCGTCATACAG CTCGGTGATGAAGATTGCATCCTGCCCAGTAAACTACAAGCAGCTCTGCAGCAGATCCTGGAGGACAGAGAGGATATTCTGAGACAAAACAACGGAGACACGTTTGGAG ACCAGCAGGCCGACCTGAGCTCCCTGGTATCTGAGGGTTTTGTCCGGTTCTTCGTGGAGCTGGTAGGCCACTATCCTCTCCATATGGTGGAGTCCTCCAACGGAACCAAGGAACTTCAGCGAGAAAGCTTTCGCAAGTCTCACCCCTCACGTGGAGCCCGGCAGTTTCTGCAGCTCTTCATGGACACACAGATGTTTGCTGGTTTCATTCAAGACAAAGAGCTGCGCAAGGGAGGAGGTAAACAAG GGCTCTTTGAAACCAGAGTGGCTGAGTATCTGGATTCTGGCCCGGAACCCGAGCCGAGCGGCGTGAACAAATTTCTCAAAGGACTGG gaaaCAAGATGAAGCTCCTTCAGATTAAATAA
- the dennd2c gene encoding DENN domain-containing protein 2C isoform X2 has protein sequence MLALRVEQDRRGLDEVDRLQKEATTIQQGWQSGRPALHKQRINIKEKISQWESRSQQSSSQDAGFKVHPPLVSRTLSGDLLGNGGSNKTYGVGNHARDSRARAKSTELDFREPPAHNVHNVAGRKSEPLKKFPTPFSTASPGKNSTTQTFASSELEVDTLSSAEPVFSAHVDSKVDCIPDILIVSKPQPPSAGDQEDNMPAGNFYTSRGFWRKLEGDRLLWENGRSNAGESRPPPKPLRTFQYRGTHNMKHAVHLDSGSPQNNNHSNLRSRRAVKPPNFPPPPCPVIKSEGLSRHKKNRKSFEYEDAANLTAQQGTVGNGDVHPNLYHAYSDDNIYEDIVSPGEGSRDYPYEDVKLSTMCLSAKPPVPKFPHKRQTLHGYAGKVEKKVFQALSASTSLTFAEASKPAAPRHTSSQKVHRTPQYISKIETIFDDKRGRKRVKNQGPLARAEETSGTESDPEDNTEAGSRRSVYIQSTLRRQPGYRTLERDLIQLQQQKQQLFQIFVVVSLRKTSTGNAYSPEITQQFPKLFEKSSRVSREAEDQLNVIPKFCFPDPQDWKPSAHTPSETFSFVLTGEDGSRWFCYCRKILPSGKGKRLPEVHCIVSKLGCFNLFAKILEEVERRREISPALVYPFMRSVMEAPFPAPGRTVTVKSFLPGSGNEVLTLCRPVDSRLEHVDFDSLLQCLTVGKLLQVFASLLLERRVIFVADKLSVLSRCSHAVLALLYPFTWQHTFVPVLPASMLDISCSPTPFLIGVLAPCLPELLELPIEEVLIVDLCADKFVIQLGDEDCILPSKLQAALQQILEDREDILRQNNGDTFGDQQADLSSLVSEGFVRFFVELVGHYPLHMVESSNGTKELQRESFRKSHPSRGARQFLQLFMDTQMFAGFIQDKELRKGGGKQGLFETRVAEYLDSGPEPEPSGVNKFLKGLGNKMKLLQIK, from the exons ATGCTAGCTCTGAGAGTGGAGCAGGACAGACGAGGGCTTGATGAGGTCGATCGCCTGCAAAAAGAGGCCACCACTATTCAGCAGGGCTGGCAGTCAGGGAGGCCAGCTTTGCACAAGCAGCGTATTAACATTAAGGAGAAGATCTCCCAGTGGGAGAGTCGGAGTCAGCAGAGCAGCAGCCAGGATGCTGGATTCAAAGTACACCCTCCCCTTGTATCCAGAACTCTGTCAGGAGACCTACTGGGCAATGGCGGTTCTAACAAAACCTATGGAGTAGGGAATCATGCCAGAGATAGCCGCGCAAGAGCAAAGAGTACGGAATTGGATTTTAGGGAACCTCCGGCACATAATGTGCACAATGTTGCTGGTCGAAAGTCGGAACCATTGAAGAAATTTCCCACTCCATTTTCAACCGCATCTCCTGGAAAAAACAGCACAACACAAACTTTTGCCTCTTCTGAATTAGAAGTGGACACTCTTTCTTCAGCCGAGCCAGtcttttcagcccatgttgaTTCAAAAGTGGATTGCATTCCAGACATCTTAATAGTCTCGAAGCCTCAACCTCCATCAGCTGGCGATCAAGAAGACAACATGCCTGCTGGAAACTTCTACACTTCACGGGGTTTCTGGCGAAAACTCGAGGGGGACAGACTTCTCTGGGAGAACGGCAGAAGCAATGCAGGTGAATCCCGACCCCCACCCAAACCGCTGCGCACATTCCAATATCGTGGAACCCACAACATGAAGCACGCGGTGCATTTGGACAGTGGATCCCCTCAGAACAACAATCACTCTAACCTGAGGAGCAGGAGGGCCGTAAAGCCTCCAAACTTCCCACCTCCGCCGTGTCCTGTAATAAAGAGCGAAGGGCTATCAAGGCATAAAAAGAACAG GAAGTCCTTTGAGTATGAAGATGCAGCGAATCTGACAGCCCAGCAGGGCACTGTGGGAAACGGAGACGTTCACCCTAACCTTTACCATGCCTACTCTGATGACAACATTTATGAGGATATTGTGT CTCCAGGTGAAGGGAGCAGGGATTACCCCTATGAGGATGTCAAGCTGTCCACCATGTGCCTTTCTGCAAAGCCTCCAGTTCCAAAG TTTCCTCACAAACGTCAAACCTTGCATGGATATGCTGGAAAAGTGGAGAAGAAGGTATTTCAGGCATTGTCAGCGTCCACATCTTTAACCTTTGCAGAAGCTTCAAAACCAGCAGCACCTCGTCACACGAGCAGTCAGAAAGTTCACAGGACTCCGCAG TATATCTCCAAGATTGAGACCATTTTTGATGACAAGCGAGGGAGAAAAAGAGTGAAAAACCAAGGGCCCTTAGCACGAG CAGAGGAGACCAGTGGGACAGAGAGCGACCCAGAGGACAACACCGAAG CAGGTTCCAGAAGATCAGTTTACATCCAGTCCACACTGAGACGACAGCCTGGATACCGCACCCTGGAGAGGGACTTGattcagctgcagcagcagaagcagcagcTTTTTCAGATCTTCGTGGTGGTGTCGCTAAGAAAAACCTCCACAGGAAACGCATACTCTCCTGAAATTACTCAACAGTTCCCAAAATTG TTTGAAAAGTCGTCCCGGGTctccagagaagctgaagatcAACTGAATGTGATTCCTAAGTTCTGCTTCCCGGATCCCCAGGACTGGAAGccctctgcacacacaccaaG TGAGACCTTTTCCTTTGTCCTCACCGGAGAGGACGGGAGTCGCTGGTTTTGTTACTGCCGCAAGATCCTG CCCAGCGGAAAGGGGAAGAGGCTTCCTGAGGTGCATTGCATTGTCAGCAAGTTGGGGTGCTTCAACCTGTTTGCAAAG ATTCTGGAGGAGGTAGAGCGACGCAGAGAAATATCCCCGGCACTGGTTTATCCTTTTATGCGCAGTGTGATGGAGGCTCCATTTCCAGCCCCCGGACGCACGGTTACCGTCAAGAGCTTCCTCCCCGGCTCTGGGAATGAG GTCCTCACTTTGTGTCGACCAGTGGACTCCAGACTGGAGCATGTGGACTTTGACAGTCTGCTGCAGTGTCTCACTGTTGGGAAACTCCTCCAGGTGTTCGCTTCCCTTCTGCTGGAGAGGAGGGTCATCTTTGTTGCTGACAAGCTCAG TGTGTTATCCAGATGTAGCCACGCAGTGCTGGCGCTGCTGTACCCGTTCACCTGGCAGCACACGTTTGTCCCAGTGTTACCAGCAAGTATGCTGGACATCAGCTGTTCTCCAACCCCATTCCTTATAGGCGTTCTAGCACCATGTTTGCCGGAACTGCTAGAGCTGCCCATTGAGGAG GTGCTCATAGTGGATCTGTGTGCCGACAAGTTCGTCATACAG CTCGGTGATGAAGATTGCATCCTGCCCAGTAAACTACAAGCAGCTCTGCAGCAGATCCTGGAGGACAGAGAGGATATTCTGAGACAAAACAACGGAGACACGTTTGGAG ACCAGCAGGCCGACCTGAGCTCCCTGGTATCTGAGGGTTTTGTCCGGTTCTTCGTGGAGCTGGTAGGCCACTATCCTCTCCATATGGTGGAGTCCTCCAACGGAACCAAGGAACTTCAGCGAGAAAGCTTTCGCAAGTCTCACCCCTCACGTGGAGCCCGGCAGTTTCTGCAGCTCTTCATGGACACACAGATGTTTGCTGGTTTCATTCAAGACAAAGAGCTGCGCAAGGGAGGAGGTAAACAAG GGCTCTTTGAAACCAGAGTGGCTGAGTATCTGGATTCTGGCCCGGAACCCGAGCCGAGCGGCGTGAACAAATTTCTCAAAGGACTGG gaaaCAAGATGAAGCTCCTTCAGATTAAATAA
- the dennd2c gene encoding DENN domain-containing protein 2C isoform X1 produces the protein MLALRVEQDRRGLDEVDRLQKEATTIQQGWQSGRPALHKQRINIKEKISQWESRSQQSSSQDAGFKVHPPLVSRTLSGDLLGNGGSNKTYGVGNHARDSRARAKSTELDFREPPAHNVHNVAGRKSEPLKKFPTPFSTASPGKNSTTQTFASSELEVDTLSSAEPVFSAHVDSKVDCIPDILIVSKPQPPSAGDQEDNMPAGNFYTSRGFWRKLEGDRLLWENGRSNAGESRPPPKPLRTFQYRGTHNMKHAVHLDSGSPQNNNHSNLRSRRAVKPPNFPPPPCPVIKSEGLSRHKKNRKSFEYEDAANLTAQQGTVGNGDVHPNLYHAYSDDNIYEDIVSPGEGSRDYPYEDVKLSTMCLSAKPPVPKFPHKRQTLHGYAGKVEKKVFQALSASTSLTFAEASKPAAPRHTSSQKVHRTPQYISKIETIFDDKRGRKRVKNQGPLARAAEETSGTESDPEDNTEAGSRRSVYIQSTLRRQPGYRTLERDLIQLQQQKQQLFQIFVVVSLRKTSTGNAYSPEITQQFPKLFEKSSRVSREAEDQLNVIPKFCFPDPQDWKPSAHTPSETFSFVLTGEDGSRWFCYCRKILPSGKGKRLPEVHCIVSKLGCFNLFAKILEEVERRREISPALVYPFMRSVMEAPFPAPGRTVTVKSFLPGSGNEVLTLCRPVDSRLEHVDFDSLLQCLTVGKLLQVFASLLLERRVIFVADKLSVLSRCSHAVLALLYPFTWQHTFVPVLPASMLDISCSPTPFLIGVLAPCLPELLELPIEEVLIVDLCADKFVIQLGDEDCILPSKLQAALQQILEDREDILRQNNGDTFGDQQADLSSLVSEGFVRFFVELVGHYPLHMVESSNGTKELQRESFRKSHPSRGARQFLQLFMDTQMFAGFIQDKELRKGGGKQGLFETRVAEYLDSGPEPEPSGVNKFLKGLGNKMKLLQIK, from the exons ATGCTAGCTCTGAGAGTGGAGCAGGACAGACGAGGGCTTGATGAGGTCGATCGCCTGCAAAAAGAGGCCACCACTATTCAGCAGGGCTGGCAGTCAGGGAGGCCAGCTTTGCACAAGCAGCGTATTAACATTAAGGAGAAGATCTCCCAGTGGGAGAGTCGGAGTCAGCAGAGCAGCAGCCAGGATGCTGGATTCAAAGTACACCCTCCCCTTGTATCCAGAACTCTGTCAGGAGACCTACTGGGCAATGGCGGTTCTAACAAAACCTATGGAGTAGGGAATCATGCCAGAGATAGCCGCGCAAGAGCAAAGAGTACGGAATTGGATTTTAGGGAACCTCCGGCACATAATGTGCACAATGTTGCTGGTCGAAAGTCGGAACCATTGAAGAAATTTCCCACTCCATTTTCAACCGCATCTCCTGGAAAAAACAGCACAACACAAACTTTTGCCTCTTCTGAATTAGAAGTGGACACTCTTTCTTCAGCCGAGCCAGtcttttcagcccatgttgaTTCAAAAGTGGATTGCATTCCAGACATCTTAATAGTCTCGAAGCCTCAACCTCCATCAGCTGGCGATCAAGAAGACAACATGCCTGCTGGAAACTTCTACACTTCACGGGGTTTCTGGCGAAAACTCGAGGGGGACAGACTTCTCTGGGAGAACGGCAGAAGCAATGCAGGTGAATCCCGACCCCCACCCAAACCGCTGCGCACATTCCAATATCGTGGAACCCACAACATGAAGCACGCGGTGCATTTGGACAGTGGATCCCCTCAGAACAACAATCACTCTAACCTGAGGAGCAGGAGGGCCGTAAAGCCTCCAAACTTCCCACCTCCGCCGTGTCCTGTAATAAAGAGCGAAGGGCTATCAAGGCATAAAAAGAACAG GAAGTCCTTTGAGTATGAAGATGCAGCGAATCTGACAGCCCAGCAGGGCACTGTGGGAAACGGAGACGTTCACCCTAACCTTTACCATGCCTACTCTGATGACAACATTTATGAGGATATTGTGT CTCCAGGTGAAGGGAGCAGGGATTACCCCTATGAGGATGTCAAGCTGTCCACCATGTGCCTTTCTGCAAAGCCTCCAGTTCCAAAG TTTCCTCACAAACGTCAAACCTTGCATGGATATGCTGGAAAAGTGGAGAAGAAGGTATTTCAGGCATTGTCAGCGTCCACATCTTTAACCTTTGCAGAAGCTTCAAAACCAGCAGCACCTCGTCACACGAGCAGTCAGAAAGTTCACAGGACTCCGCAG TATATCTCCAAGATTGAGACCATTTTTGATGACAAGCGAGGGAGAAAAAGAGTGAAAAACCAAGGGCCCTTAGCACGAG CAGCAGAGGAGACCAGTGGGACAGAGAGCGACCCAGAGGACAACACCGAAG CAGGTTCCAGAAGATCAGTTTACATCCAGTCCACACTGAGACGACAGCCTGGATACCGCACCCTGGAGAGGGACTTGattcagctgcagcagcagaagcagcagcTTTTTCAGATCTTCGTGGTGGTGTCGCTAAGAAAAACCTCCACAGGAAACGCATACTCTCCTGAAATTACTCAACAGTTCCCAAAATTG TTTGAAAAGTCGTCCCGGGTctccagagaagctgaagatcAACTGAATGTGATTCCTAAGTTCTGCTTCCCGGATCCCCAGGACTGGAAGccctctgcacacacaccaaG TGAGACCTTTTCCTTTGTCCTCACCGGAGAGGACGGGAGTCGCTGGTTTTGTTACTGCCGCAAGATCCTG CCCAGCGGAAAGGGGAAGAGGCTTCCTGAGGTGCATTGCATTGTCAGCAAGTTGGGGTGCTTCAACCTGTTTGCAAAG ATTCTGGAGGAGGTAGAGCGACGCAGAGAAATATCCCCGGCACTGGTTTATCCTTTTATGCGCAGTGTGATGGAGGCTCCATTTCCAGCCCCCGGACGCACGGTTACCGTCAAGAGCTTCCTCCCCGGCTCTGGGAATGAG GTCCTCACTTTGTGTCGACCAGTGGACTCCAGACTGGAGCATGTGGACTTTGACAGTCTGCTGCAGTGTCTCACTGTTGGGAAACTCCTCCAGGTGTTCGCTTCCCTTCTGCTGGAGAGGAGGGTCATCTTTGTTGCTGACAAGCTCAG TGTGTTATCCAGATGTAGCCACGCAGTGCTGGCGCTGCTGTACCCGTTCACCTGGCAGCACACGTTTGTCCCAGTGTTACCAGCAAGTATGCTGGACATCAGCTGTTCTCCAACCCCATTCCTTATAGGCGTTCTAGCACCATGTTTGCCGGAACTGCTAGAGCTGCCCATTGAGGAG GTGCTCATAGTGGATCTGTGTGCCGACAAGTTCGTCATACAG CTCGGTGATGAAGATTGCATCCTGCCCAGTAAACTACAAGCAGCTCTGCAGCAGATCCTGGAGGACAGAGAGGATATTCTGAGACAAAACAACGGAGACACGTTTGGAG ACCAGCAGGCCGACCTGAGCTCCCTGGTATCTGAGGGTTTTGTCCGGTTCTTCGTGGAGCTGGTAGGCCACTATCCTCTCCATATGGTGGAGTCCTCCAACGGAACCAAGGAACTTCAGCGAGAAAGCTTTCGCAAGTCTCACCCCTCACGTGGAGCCCGGCAGTTTCTGCAGCTCTTCATGGACACACAGATGTTTGCTGGTTTCATTCAAGACAAAGAGCTGCGCAAGGGAGGAGGTAAACAAG GGCTCTTTGAAACCAGAGTGGCTGAGTATCTGGATTCTGGCCCGGAACCCGAGCCGAGCGGCGTGAACAAATTTCTCAAAGGACTGG gaaaCAAGATGAAGCTCCTTCAGATTAAATAA